Proteins encoded together in one Bacillota bacterium window:
- a CDS encoding FCD domain-containing protein: protein TSINHLISDRKGVMSVPGRSRQSLAEHRQIRRAIRGGDPGAAASAMAAHMASLKATVRELA, encoded by the coding sequence ACACCTCGATCAACCATCTGATCAGCGACCGGAAAGGGGTCATGTCGGTGCCCGGCCGATCAAGGCAGTCTTTGGCTGAGCACCGCCAGATTCGGCGGGCCATCCGGGGCGGCGATCCCGGCGCCGCCGCGTCCGCCATGGCCGCCCACATGGCTTCCCTGAAGGCCACGGTAAGAGAGCTCGCGTAG